A genome region from Nitrosopumilus oxyclinae includes the following:
- a CDS encoding PD-(D/E)XK nuclease family protein: MASFTQMLKAREPTLLDREDGHWYQTKFDKIYPSISTILSATAPEHKKNGLQSWKENEPAHEYITKQAQDIGTQSHKMIEDYLGNKLAMEEFDLLPIAHFNNLKPFLDNISDVTSIEQRMYSDKLQVAGTSDLIAEYNGELSIIDYKTKRKPQIDEYMYEYYLQTTCYAHMFEEVTGQKINQVVILVSSEKNTRQEFIKTCDEYVGPMMERVEKYYLNNLQ; this comes from the coding sequence GTGGCAAGTTTTACACAGATGCTAAAGGCAAGAGAGCCTACCCTTTTGGATAGGGAAGATGGACATTGGTATCAGACCAAGTTTGACAAAATTTATCCCTCAATCAGCACTATCCTTTCGGCAACTGCTCCAGAACACAAGAAAAATGGGTTGCAATCATGGAAAGAAAATGAGCCCGCTCATGAATATATTACAAAACAAGCCCAAGACATTGGTACACAGTCCCACAAAATGATAGAAGACTATCTTGGCAATAAACTTGCAATGGAAGAATTTGATTTACTACCTATTGCACATTTTAATAATTTGAAACCTTTTCTTGATAACATTTCAGATGTCACATCCATTGAGCAGAGAATGTATTCTGACAAATTACAAGTTGCAGGTACTAGTGATTTGATTGCAGAATACAATGGGGAATTATCTATCATTGATTACAAAACAAAGCGCAAGCCTCAGATTGATGAATACATGTACGAATATTATTTGCAAACTACATGTTATGCCCATATGTTTGAAGAAGTAACTGGTCAGAAAATCAATCAGGTGGTAATCTTGGTTAGTAGTGAGAAGAATACTAGGCAGGAATTTATCAAAACATGTGATGAGTATGTAGGGCCTATGATGGAGCGAGTAGAGAAATACTATCTGAATAATTTACAATAA
- a CDS encoding rhodanese-like domain-containing protein: MADKITAKELMSQKNDFVIIDVRESDELGGGKIENSIHMPLGLSIRNAKKKQIEDYRDKKICTYCGTGYRGNIAADELVKEGFNAVTLDGGYSSWDQS, encoded by the coding sequence ATGGCAGATAAAATTACTGCAAAAGAACTAATGTCACAAAAAAATGATTTTGTAATCATTGATGTCAGAGAATCTGATGAACTAGGGGGTGGAAAAATTGAAAACTCTATTCATATGCCTTTGGGATTGAGCATTAGAAACGCAAAGAAAAAACAGATTGAAGACTATAGGGATAAGAAAATCTGCACTTACTGTGGAACCGGCTATAGGGGAAACATTGCAGCTGATGAACTGGTAAAAGAGGGATTCAATGCAGTAACTTTAGACGGTGGTTATTCTTCATGGGATCAATCTTAA
- a CDS encoding matrixin family metalloprotease, producing the protein MKTIVVLIVFLVGFGYAWYADLLPFNTETSKGLSPSIENLQQISNVVTSKDHQIIYYSFEDVPDVPDKQIPIDALKKALDTWEEYNPNLEFIESKNSNIEIKWQKYASSTHTGLATCNTVLFGILSHCILDISIGAQDCNSNFVQNDENMVVNILMHEIGHTMGLGHTSEKNHLMYSTESPQIDYNTKGYSIPERFEELYVGQKLLLSEEKEIESQIKLLDDKIAREQSQYDEYYKQYEFYEGKTLPPKEFEKAQQAHDKLNKQAEKVNDLIDQQNELIEQINEILNQLGCNPNFEILS; encoded by the coding sequence TTGAAAACAATAGTTGTGTTAATTGTATTTTTAGTGGGTTTTGGATATGCGTGGTATGCTGATTTACTCCCGTTTAACACTGAAACTAGTAAGGGACTTTCGCCATCCATTGAAAATCTTCAACAAATATCAAATGTAGTGACATCTAAAGATCATCAGATTATTTACTATTCTTTTGAAGATGTCCCTGATGTTCCAGATAAACAGATTCCAATTGATGCATTAAAAAAAGCGTTAGATACTTGGGAGGAATATAATCCTAATTTAGAATTTATAGAATCTAAAAATTCTAACATTGAAATAAAATGGCAAAAATATGCATCCTCTACTCATACCGGTTTAGCAACATGCAATACTGTTTTGTTTGGAATTCTAAGTCACTGCATATTGGATATATCCATTGGTGCACAAGATTGTAATTCTAACTTTGTTCAAAATGATGAAAATATGGTTGTAAATATTTTGATGCATGAAATTGGACATACGATGGGGTTGGGTCATACTAGTGAGAAAAATCACTTGATGTATTCTACTGAATCTCCGCAAATTGATTATAACACTAAAGGATATTCTATCCCTGAAAGATTTGAAGAATTGTACGTTGGACAAAAATTATTACTATCTGAAGAAAAAGAAATTGAATCTCAAATTAAATTGTTAGATGATAAAATTGCACGTGAACAATCACAATATGATGAATACTATAAACAGTATGAATTTTATGAAGGAAAGACTCTACCTCCAAAAGAATTTGAAAAAGCTCAACAAGCTCATGACAAATTAAATAAACAAGCAGAAAAAGTAAATGACTTGATTGATCAACAAAATGAATTAATTGAACAAATCAATGAAATATTGAATCAGCTTGGATGCAATCCTAATTTTGAAATTTTATCTTAA
- a CDS encoding helicase C-terminal domain-containing protein — protein sequence MLSLLEKFPDHFTPREIQKEIISQIDEKLKSGFKKIILCAPTGVGKSLVGATISNYFDSSFTVTASKHLQDQYIKDIPFLKPVKGKQNFPCLKLMESEKVDNDRRAMRWGLTCDKGECQERVSKNGKEVFEVCKFKPTIKQVEDNTTDAKPCHYYMQKYDALVSNHSLWNYHAFFTIMKFNKKLFEDYLDRKVTVFDEAHKIEDQIIQFVGFDIFAGQVDECNLNSEKYDFTDLDSMIQLTDDMAFSYAKKIKDIKESAAFQNDPDYELLTGLERRHDRSAQAKIDIMTDKDNFVVNDPVKDFNGNFRTISVKPIDVSKFANSFFETEYQLFMSATIDKNSFCENMGLVKDDVAFVDTPKSPFPIEHRTIDLLNIKRLSYGSTEEDELEVIKTIDRIMDEHSNERGLILTSSIPRCQKIIRHLSPKNAQRIRLCHSKNKDGKTQDEVISEHATDPTGVLLSSSLWEGVDLKDDLSRFQIIAKVPYPNYTEKRTRAKMNKFPSWYTSQTLTKILQGFGRSIRSDDDWAKTYVLDTAVNNVFFKGQPMIPRAYYDVLGMDDV from the coding sequence ATCCTGTCATTATTAGAAAAATTTCCAGATCATTTTACTCCTAGAGAAATTCAAAAAGAGATCATTTCTCAAATTGATGAGAAATTAAAATCAGGCTTCAAGAAAATAATTCTATGTGCACCTACAGGTGTTGGAAAATCTCTTGTGGGTGCAACAATTTCAAATTATTTTGATAGTTCATTTACAGTAACTGCATCAAAACATCTTCAGGATCAATACATCAAAGATATTCCATTTCTAAAGCCAGTAAAAGGCAAGCAAAATTTTCCGTGTCTCAAACTTATGGAATCAGAAAAAGTTGACAATGATAGAAGGGCAATGAGATGGGGTTTGACCTGTGACAAAGGTGAATGTCAGGAAAGAGTCTCAAAAAACGGCAAAGAAGTTTTTGAGGTCTGCAAATTCAAGCCTACTATTAAACAGGTTGAAGATAACACTACAGATGCAAAACCATGTCATTATTACATGCAAAAATATGATGCACTTGTTTCTAATCATTCTTTGTGGAATTATCACGCATTTTTTACAATAATGAAATTTAACAAAAAACTCTTTGAAGATTATCTTGATAGGAAAGTAACCGTTTTTGATGAGGCACATAAAATTGAAGACCAAATTATTCAGTTTGTAGGTTTTGATATTTTTGCAGGGCAAGTTGATGAATGCAATCTAAATTCAGAAAAATATGATTTTACAGATTTGGATTCAATGATTCAACTAACTGATGATATGGCATTTTCTTATGCTAAAAAAATTAAAGATATCAAAGAAAGTGCTGCTTTTCAAAATGATCCTGACTATGAATTACTTACGGGATTGGAACGAAGACATGACAGGTCTGCACAAGCTAAAATTGACATCATGACTGACAAGGATAATTTTGTTGTAAATGATCCTGTCAAAGATTTTAATGGAAATTTTAGAACTATCTCTGTAAAGCCAATTGATGTTTCAAAGTTTGCAAATTCCTTTTTTGAAACAGAATATCAGTTGTTCATGTCTGCAACAATTGACAAAAATAGTTTCTGTGAAAACATGGGATTGGTAAAAGATGATGTTGCGTTTGTTGATACTCCAAAATCTCCATTCCCAATTGAACATAGAACTATAGATCTTCTAAACATTAAGAGGTTAAGCTATGGTTCTACTGAAGAAGATGAACTTGAAGTAATCAAAACAATTGATAGGATAATGGATGAGCATTCAAACGAGCGTGGGCTTATTCTTACATCCTCTATTCCTAGATGTCAAAAAATCATACGTCATCTTTCTCCAAAAAATGCTCAAAGAATTAGGCTCTGTCATAGTAAAAATAAAGATGGCAAAACTCAGGATGAGGTAATTTCTGAACATGCAACTGATCCTACTGGAGTTTTATTGTCTTCCTCATTATGGGAAGGAGTTGATTTGAAAGATGATTTGTCTAGGTTTCAAATAATTGCCAAAGTTCCATATCCAAATTATACCGAAAAGAGAACAAGAGCCAAAATGAACAAATTTCCATCATGGTACACATCGCAAACATTAACAAAAATTCTACAAGGTTTTGGTCGTTCAATTAGAAGTGATGATGACTGGGCAAAAACATATGTCTTGGATACTGCTGTGAATAATGTATTTTTCAAAGGTCAACCAATGATTCCAAGGGCATACTATGATGTTTTAGGAATGGATGATGTTTAA
- the ilvD gene encoding dihydroxy-acid dehydratase gives MEISSKNVVDGTARSPHRAMYKAMGLNDNDLSKQFIGVCHTGNEATPCNILLPTLAEEAKKGVADNGATPRIFSTIAVSDGIAMGHEGMKSSLISREVIADSIELMVRAHQYDGIVGIAGCDKSLPGTMMAMARLNLPSVFVYGGTIMPGILDGKELTVVDVYEAVGAYDSGQISLEMLKNIENTACPSSGSCGGMFTANTMASISEAIGLALPGSASPPAEDDRRNKMVYDTGAACAKLLELNIKPRDIMTYEAFENSIVMLNAVGGSTNGILHLLAMANEARIKLTYDDFEKIRKKTPHIADMKPGGNYVMNSLDKIGGIPFVLKKLAAKGLINGDCITVTGKTIQQNLDSMNIPEPEQTIIRPIDNPLHSVGTAVVLKGSLAPEGAVIKTAGVEMTKFTGKAKVYDREEYAFDAVAKGDVEEGDVVVIRYEGPKGGPGMREMLATTAALVGQGLGKKVAMVTDGRFSGGTRGFMVGHVAPEAYVGGPIALVKNGDEITIDTETTVIDLHVSEEELAKRKESWRKPAPNYTSGALAKYATLVGSAAQGAITTANP, from the coding sequence ATGGAAATTTCCAGTAAGAACGTAGTAGATGGAACCGCACGTTCTCCCCATAGAGCAATGTACAAGGCCATGGGGCTAAATGATAATGATCTCAGTAAACAATTCATCGGAGTTTGCCATACAGGAAACGAGGCAACTCCTTGCAACATATTATTGCCAACTTTAGCTGAAGAAGCAAAGAAAGGAGTTGCAGATAATGGAGCAACTCCACGAATATTTTCAACAATTGCAGTCAGTGATGGAATTGCAATGGGTCATGAAGGAATGAAATCTTCTTTAATTTCTCGTGAAGTTATTGCAGATTCTATTGAATTAATGGTTAGAGCCCACCAATATGACGGAATTGTTGGAATAGCTGGTTGTGATAAAAGTTTACCAGGCACCATGATGGCAATGGCAAGATTAAACCTACCATCAGTGTTTGTATATGGCGGAACTATTATGCCAGGAATTTTAGACGGAAAAGAACTAACAGTTGTTGATGTTTATGAAGCAGTAGGCGCATACGATTCAGGTCAAATTTCTTTAGAGATGTTAAAAAATATAGAAAATACAGCATGTCCTAGTTCAGGATCATGTGGTGGAATGTTTACTGCAAACACAATGGCATCAATTTCAGAAGCTATCGGATTAGCACTACCTGGAAGTGCCAGTCCTCCTGCAGAAGATGACCGTAGAAACAAAATGGTTTATGATACAGGTGCTGCATGTGCCAAACTATTAGAATTAAACATCAAACCAAGAGACATAATGACGTATGAAGCATTTGAGAATTCAATTGTAATGCTCAACGCAGTTGGAGGTTCAACTAATGGAATTTTACATTTGTTAGCAATGGCAAATGAAGCAAGAATCAAATTGACATATGATGATTTTGAAAAAATTAGAAAAAAGACACCACATATTGCAGATATGAAACCAGGTGGGAATTATGTAATGAATAGTCTTGATAAGATAGGAGGAATTCCATTTGTTCTCAAAAAACTAGCTGCTAAAGGATTGATAAATGGAGATTGTATCACAGTCACTGGAAAGACAATTCAACAAAATCTTGATTCTATGAATATTCCAGAACCTGAGCAAACTATTATTCGCCCAATTGATAATCCACTTCATTCTGTAGGAACTGCAGTAGTACTCAAAGGAAGTCTTGCACCAGAGGGAGCTGTAATTAAAACAGCAGGAGTAGAGATGACAAAATTTACAGGTAAAGCTAAAGTGTACGATAGAGAAGAATATGCCTTTGATGCAGTTGCAAAGGGAGATGTTGAAGAAGGCGATGTAGTAGTAATCAGATATGAAGGACCAAAAGGAGGACCAGGAATGCGAGAAATGCTTGCAACCACTGCAGCACTTGTAGGTCAAGGTTTAGGTAAAAAAGTTGCAATGGTAACTGATGGACGATTTTCAGGTGGAACTAGAGGATTCATGGTAGGACACGTTGCACCAGAAGCATATGTTGGTGGACCTATTGCTCTTGTGAAAAATGGTGATGAAATTACAATTGATACAGAAACTACAGTAATTGATCTTCATGTTTCAGAAGAAGAGTTGGCAAAAAGAAAAGAATCTTGGAGAAAACCTGCACCAAACTACACGTCAGGTGCATTAGCAAAATATGCAACACTTGTAGGCTCTGCTGCACAAGGTGCAATCACTACTGCAAATCCCTAG